Below is a window of Penaeus monodon isolate SGIC_2016 chromosome 13, NSTDA_Pmon_1, whole genome shotgun sequence DNA.
GAAGTTATTACAGCAATGTTTCTGACGTGTATGgatgtatttgtaaaaataacaattaagataTTGATGCATGTGCTTATTGCTTTCCAGCAGGATGTGACTAGTCCAGCTGGGATGGAACAGCCAGCAAGCCACATGCCTTGCCAGGTGGACAAACAGCTGGATTTCATTACATTCAGTAAAGGTTTGTTGATTTTAAATGTCATATGTACTACAAATCATTGCAGCAAACAATTTAAGCATTAAACATAATGAAagtataaattttgatatttgcTATTAGTTATGCATTTTTTAAGTGAGGTTAATACTTGCAATGTCTTTTTCCTTTGATTCCATAGATGGCCACTTCCTTATGGGTAGCAGTAATTTGACTGGCCGATATTGGGGAGGCTCCATCTGGTACTATGATGATCCCTCCCTTGCTCCTTCAGTTGAGAAATGTCTTACTGCTTATGAAATTAATTCTGGAGTAGTGGATGCAGCTTTTATTGATGAGAAAAATCTTGTTGTTGGTCAGGTAAGCATATTGAATCTTGTAAATAATCTGTTTCTTATCACTTTGGTCTCtgtaattaagtatatattttttatctgataTATGAATTACCTGTAGACATTATTAGAATagtttcttttgggttttatgtAGTTAAAATTCTAGGGAATACAGAGAAATATGATTGGTAAGATGATATTCTGGCTTATcaggaattattatattatcaggaAGTATGACCTTGGTTATTAGTAATATGAAGGTATTCTAAATTAGATTGCCATCACTTGAAAGTCAATTCAGCCTGATCTTATGGGCAGGTtacaaaaagagagaattttaaaaTCTCTTCTTTTAATGCTTATTAATTTACTTTACATGCATAAATACCATAGCCTTGGGAGAAGAGGTAAAATCTTATCAACCTAATATCTTTCTAATTGGCAAGTTTCCCTTTAACATTACTAGAATATACCCATAACAGGAGCAGGTTTAATTTGGAAATTTTACTCCAGAAATAGATCATATAATGTTTCAGTGTAGGAATCTCTCTGCATGTTGTAcataattagaaaataatgatttcaGGATTCTGGTACTGTTGAATTTTTCACCGTGTCAAAATCAGCAAGTGGCAGCCAACTTCAGAGTGTGTGTCAGATAGAGGAGCACCTTGATTCCATACACTGTGTCAAGGTTACCTGTAATAATAAGTCTATTATTACAGGATCAGCTGATATGAGGTAGGTTATAGCAAGGaaaatctttgatatatataaaacagatataaaaactAGTTTATATTATTCCCATAGCTTTCTGATAAATTTCTTTAAGCAAAACCAATAAAATGGATAGTATATTCAAGATATGTCCCAACCATAATCAAAACAAAGAGTAAGAGAAACAAACGTAATATACACACAGCACAGTCCTGCCTACCAAGGCAcattcacgcacatacacacacacacacacacacacacacacacacacacacacacacacacacacacacacacacacacacacacacacacacacacacacacacacacacactaatgcacacacacacactaatgcacacacacacactaatgcacacacacacactaatgcacacacacacactaatgcacacacacacacaacacacacacacacacacacacacacacacacacacacacacacacacacacacacacacacacacacacactattactaacacacactcactcacacactattactaacacacacacacacactaacatgcacacacagtaacacacacacacacacacacacacaaacacacacacacacacactaacacacactaatacacactcactaacacatacacacacactcatatgcctgtgcacacacagactgacatgcacatgcacacacacatgcccatgcACACTCACGTGCACGCAAACTCACAGgcacacgcaaactcacacacgcgcacacattaacacacacagaccttaacacacacaccttaacacacacacacacacacacactaacatacacacacacaaacactaacacatactaatacacacacacacactagtgcacagacacaataatacacactaatatacacacatactaatatacatacactaatacatacacacgcactaatacaaaaacacacactaacgcagacacactaatgcacacacccgctaatacacacgcacacgctaatacacacgcacacgctaatacacacgcacacactaatacacacacacactaatacacacacacattaatacacatgcacactaatacacacacactaatacacacacatactaatgcacacacacacacacacacacacacacacactcacacgcacatgcacacacacacacacatagacacatacaaacactaacacgtacacacactaacacgtacacacactaacacgtacacacactaacacgtacACACgctaacacgtacacacacacacacacacacacacacacacacacacacacacacacacacacacacacacacacacacaccaatgcacgcacacacacaccaacgcactcacacacacaccaacgcatgcacacaccaacgcatgcacacaccaacgcacacacacacacacacacacacacacacacacacacacacacacacacacacacacacaccaaagtacagacacacacacaccaacgcgcacacacacacacacacgcgcgtgcacacacacacatatgctaacACATGAATCAAGCACAGCCAAGTCTTGAGGGGACTGtaaatattttgtctttttttttttttttcttcttcttctttttcttcttcttcttcttcttcttcttcttcttcttcttcttcttcttcttcttcttcttcttcttcttcttcttcttcttcttcttcttcttctcaagtgccctgtcccacaaggacattggcgatcatggatttccatgattttcttggcaatttaaagaggtggtttgccattgccttccgcccggtgtttttatcgagtcaccttctctatttacccgggtctgggatcGGTACTGACTTGGGAAATGAAACACCAAtgcttcactttttcttttaagCATAAAGATCACATCCAACTCCTAGTGACATAGAAATGTCAGGTTCTCATGACTTGACttaataggcaaaaaaaaaaaagatatatatatatatatgactgatatagataaaaaacagaataaaagaaacttCCAAGTGGGGTCCAGAAATATTGTGGTGTGCTCACTGGGGAGGACTGCAGGATGACCGGACATGAGAggtggatttttttcttgtagGTTGCAAAAAATATCAGAAGTACTAAGGTGAAGCATAATGAGCTTTTATGGCCACAATATtagaattttatcattttaataagaattttcagatttcaaaataTTTCTAACCCAATTAGCGTGGGTGGCAAGACTACAGTGCCATACCAATGTAATAGAAGTTTATCTATTGTCGTTACACATAGACGTCTCTACAAGTGAGTAGTCACTGAGGAGTtagctattagtcttacctatctcacctgtttacccattttcttgatttttttgaaaacttcatttgtatttttttatccttgatgttattaatattttaataacaatttaattattataatatgaataagaatgataacaatgtcaatattaatagtattagaaagaaagacATTTTTCTGACGCTTCAAGGAAttgggaaatcaggatcggtcactagggccaactgacagactccttggtggctgagcaaacatggagccatctgtatgtaacaaaactcacaaaaatctaaaggggacagtacataaacctgCTGACAttggtttaaattattttcaattgTTGTCACATTAACTTCTGTTCAGTTATATGAAACTAATAATTAGTTTCTAGAAGCTTGTCTGcacatattttatacttattttgacATGAAAAGGAACAAGCTTCATTTATTTATAGTTgcattctaatatattttttgaagtcaaaaaataataaactttattttcctttccagcATAAGAATATGGGACTCTCATACCTCAATAGTATCTCGTCTGTTAAGTGTAGCACATTCACAGCAGGTAACAGGACTTGCCCCACATCCCACCAATGATCAAGTATTTCTGTCTACTGGAATGGATGGCAATGTGCTGTTGTGGGACTTAAGATTGCAAAAGCCTGCTTCATGTAAGGAATGGCATATTGTCAATATGTAGGATgtgatatgatatttattaattgcatctgtgattttattttagcactactaaaattatttttcatatacaggtttttttttttatgatgtgtgAGAATAATTTCTTTTCCTAT
It encodes the following:
- the LOC119580203 gene encoding methylosome protein 50-like (The sequence of the model RefSeq protein was modified relative to this genomic sequence to represent the inferred CDS: added 72 bases not found in genome assembly), with protein sequence MMDNPAEREDGDMDVNSPEQGEEMQDVTSPAGMEQPASHMPCQVDKQLDFITFSKDGHFLMGSSNLTGRYWGGSIWYYDDPSLAPSVEKCLTAYEINSGVVDAAFIDEKNLVVGQDSGTVEFFTVSKSASGSQLQSVCQIEEHLDSIHCVKVTCNNKSIITGSADMSIRIWDSHTSIVSRLLSVAHSQQVTGLAPHPTNDQVFLSTGMDGNVLLWDLRLQKPASCVYRDWDDKPECVVWTGTGEAGGEGYLVGVQSGAIVLRNTANLSYNITSFQALNRPLYRLAANPERPSQVAICGNDCKLVVADVDSEAIKARYEDERHNDFIRGLAWKDGNTLFTCGWDKAVHEHTISN